The sequence CATTATTATTACATTTGGGAGATTTTTAAGTAAAAACTAGGGGCACAATCTTTAGCTTTCTTCGGATCCTTTGTATTCTTTTGTTCTCATGTAATCTTCCATTTTGCTTTCCATAGTAGTAATAAACGCTTCAATCAACAAACTAAACACTTCAAGTTTATCACATAGAGTTTATAATTGATAGACCTAGACCTAAAGTAGTAAGTAGTTTACTCTCAAGTGGTGAAGTCTTATCGTtatatttatcaatgatagatttcacTACTTGATAGAAACTAGGCTCTAATCAATAAACCCAACATGCTAGTCTATGAAAGTTTAAAATACcccaataaaaaacaaaagacaaatatatttctatcacTGATTTCAAGCCTTTAAAGTATCCGAAGcctattagaaaaaaaaattactatcaCTAATAGGCCCtaatcaaaaaacaaaaaattcaagcCTATCCTAAAATTCAAGCCTATTGAAGTTTAAGATACCCAAGCTTATTGAAGTTGTGACGCACAACTTGTGCTACACTACACTTTCAAAATCTACAAAACAGAAGAAATAATAAGcaaggttgtttcagttgttggcAAAACGAGTGAGCTTGAAGAATATCGTCGTCAAAGAGATCGCAAGAAGATCAATTGGATTAGgtttttttgaagaaaagaaaatgaataaattaaacTCTAACGTTGATCGTGGGATAGTGATGGTCATTTGAAGAAGATCGATTGGCCAGGATTTTGGAAAGGTGAATCATCGATGGATGCTGTTTTTTCGTGGGCTGATgggctttttagtctttttgtATGGGTTGGAATCAAATTGGCCATatttgctatatatatatatatatatatttaatatttatatcctcAATTAGTTTAGGCCAGAATGTTAATTTTGCAAGCAGCCATttgatatatacatatatattttatttgatatatctTGTTGTCCAAAGTTGCATACCTAAGTGTCACAATTTGAAACTTTCATGAGATAACGATTGTGCGACATTTGTTTTGAACTTAGTCATCCAAGAAAATTCAGATTTTGCAAACAATTTTTGGTCCTGTGTCTAGCCACCATCacattttgagaaaaaaaaataattttgtaaaacgtgaaaaagaaaaagcgtTTGTAACATCATTAAAGAAAGTATTGTAGACTACAAATAAATGAGAGCTTTGATAACAAAGAGTCTTGATCAACATAAAAGTTTAATGAACTACTCGAtctctttaaaatatattttgaaacattttcaaAGTGACatgttaataaaatattaagaaaacctacaaaactaattataaaatagaaatataaGATGGTTTAGGCATGTGGCCTAGGCTAGCTAACACTTCAAACAACATGTCATCAAGCCTCCATTTAATGAAAAAAGTGCATATGCTTATTGGTAAAAGAGgaaaattaaagtaataaaagaaagagaaaagctTGCTAGAACTTAGTAGCGAGGAAAagacaaacttcataaacatgaGACATTGGAGAAGGATATCTTCTCATAAGTCTAAATGATTGAATAATtccaatatttaatttaatattttttaacgtgattttcatatcatcaaatttcatttttaaaaattaaagataagagtatttttaaatatcaaatcatttttttcttacCAAGATCACTTCCAAAATACATAAGTATGAATGACTAACGACATATTcggaagtgattttaaaatggttgaaatcactTATGTTAGTTTTGAAATCACTTCgaaaatgtttttaattatctaaaatcaattttaatggtATGAAAAATGCACGTAGATGTGTAAAATCAAGTATTATATTGTTTTtaaatgattaagtatgtgttttgaagtgattttaaacctaaaaaaagtgattttaacaattaaaaatcaCAAATATGCACTAAATATGTTTTCAAGTCATGATTTTAAACCTCACGAGAGTAACTATTCCAAAATCACTCtaaaaatatgcttaattttaaaacaatttaacttaaaaaattataataacaaaaaaaagatATAGTTAAAAAGTTGTTAAATACAAATTTAGTGTCTGACCTTTTAACTTTGTgtctatttcttaaaaaaaaaaaaaaaaaaaaaaaattgtatctatttgatttatgaaatttacAAAGGATTTAATTAGTTCTTAAAagttggatatatatatatataataaatatgcTCATATATTGGACACAAGAAGTTGAttagataattttaaaattttcaataacttattaaacacaaaatttaaagttcaaaatttattaaaaaaaaaaaatggaaggttCATAGTCTAACCTAGCctttattaaaaatcaaaattgattttttctaCTTTAAAATAAATAGGAATTAATTACAgtaataaatcaattattattatttcttatccctttcaaaaagaaaaatctccaAGTTTTTAGAGATATTTCGCATTGTATAtaaccaatttttattttataataaatacaataaaccatttttttttaaaaaaaaatcatttgcaaattaacttaaaaatcaaagaatgttaaaaaaaaaacacacaagcgtggatgaaaaaaaaaaaaatccaatcctATAATagggaaaaatatctttttgtctttagattttaaatctagtttttatttagtctataaatttcaaaatattatccttttattcttaaattttgaatttagttccAATTTAATTcctatatttcaaaatgttactatttttttaacGAGATTTCAATTTAGACtataaatttcaagatttatatttttaatattgattttttcactaaatactcatttttctatatttggaattttttttgaCGATTATATTTGggttaatatttattaattaatgttaaaatattaaaaaaattataattaagttTCATAACATTTTGAAGGAACTAggttgaaaaaaaaactcaaaaacctaaaaaagaaaattgaaaataaattatcgGTCAAAGGGTAAAACGGTCATTTGAAAGGACaaagaattttgaaaaaacGATAGCGCGCCTGGGTTGAACTTGAATCACGCTCCCTCCCTATCTCTCAACGGTTCTTCAAATCTTCTGTTTTAAAATCTTCAAACGATTCCCTCCAATTCTCTCAAACTCCGTAAAtctcttccttcttcattcTGAGATTCCATAGCTATGGCGGCCAATCTTCATCGACCAGTACCACACTCTTCTTCAAGCGCTTATTCCCGGAAGCAGAAATCCCTCGGCCTCCTCTGCGCCAAGTTCCATCTCGCTTCTCTTCCTTTTAGATTTGTCTGTTTATTCACATATATCTTATTATCTCTTTTCGCTTGTAGTTTTTTGAGATTGTACGATCGAGATGATGTTCAGTTGATCAGCCTCGACAATGCTGCCTCTAGGCTGGGTAATGTCTGTTTTTCCTGACTGTATTTAGCTTTGGTTAATCGGACAGTGCTCTgaatttttgaagaattttTGTGACTTGCATTCTGTAGGTGTTGAAAGACGACGTATCTACGATATTGTTAACGTTTTAGAAAGCGTTGGAGTAAGGAGTTTTCGTTGCTGTTGTTTGTTTTCTGCACGATTTTGTGTTTTCTAGTTTAACAATTTTCAACTTGTTAGATTTTGTGTAGAAAAGCGAAAAATCAATATAGTTGGATAGGATTTTCTGGTATTCCTAAGGCACTACGGCAACTTAAGGTATCTTACCATTCTTTTGTTAAGATTCATatttagttgttgttgttgtttttttttttttttttttaaaaaaaaaaataaaaaattaagtgcTGTGATTTGTATTAGGAAGAAGATCCGAAGGGAAATTGCTCTACCATAGATGAAAATGATAACTCAAAGGTAGGTCGAATTGTTACTAAAACCATCCCTTTTTCTCTATTGTTGTATATTAATTATGTTTTGGGTTTAAtaatcacaatttttttttcctgtatTAGTTGATAGATGACGAAGATGAAACATGTTCAGATCTCACATCTGTAAGCCACGAGTCTAAATCTTCTGCGTCGGCGAGATATGGTATACGACTAAATTTTACTtcaattagatttatttttatcCGAAGCTGTGCATAATCATGAtgctaattttgtttaattttttgttctcaatttttcttttccaagtgGCATCAGATAATCGGAGGGAAAAATCTCTTGCACTTCTAACGCAGAATTTTGTCAAGCTCTTTATTTGCTCTAACGTGAGTCATCAAGCAAGATGAGACTTATAATTCAGTGATTATGTTTGTTCTTGTATGGAGATCATCTAAATATTAGAAACTCTCAATTCAGGCACATGTGATTTCACTTGATGAAGCTGCAAAATTACTGCTAGGTGATGCACAAAGTGCATCGATAATGAGAAGTATGAACCTTTGCTGGtgagaattttgaaatatttcttACGTTTTAACAGGGTAGGTTGTGAGCTAATTCTTTATCATTCTTTCAACTTTTCAGGCAAGGTCAGACGCCTTTATGATATCGCAAATGTGTTAGCAGCAATTCATCTTATTGAAAAGGTAAAATAATCTGATCTAGTTCAACCCATTGGCCAAGTTTCTGATAAAAATGAATTTCCTAATCTACTTgtgaaaaaaatttgattacatattttaaacttttggaTTCTACAAATGACAGACGCAAACAGTTGATACCAGAAAGCCTGCATTCAGGTGGCTAGGATTGAGAGGTAGAGTCGAGAATTGTCGTGCAGGCAAGCCGGTGGACTCAAATAAAAGGAGTTTTGGAACCGATATAACTAACATCAATTTGAAGAAAAACAGATTGGCAAATTCATTTGATCTGAATAAGAGCCCCAATTCCCAGCAACAAAAGCATGTGCAGCTTGAAGGTTGTGGGGTTGAAGCAGATGGGGGCGAGTTAGAGCGCGATACAAATTGTAAGAGCTTCAAATTTGGCCCCTTTTCTCCCAGTGATAGACTAGAAGCTAAAGCATCAAGAAATGAAGCAAATCGGTGTCGTAATAACTGGGTGAGCCTTGCCTCGGCTTACCATCCTCAGTATCAAAACCAAGGTATGTTCTATTCTAGTTTCTCTGTTAAGAACTCATGTGGAGTGAACTTACTTGAAGACAAAAGTAAACATACCAGTAGTTTTCCTTCCTATGATTTTGCAGCTTTAAGAGAACTATTCTCCCATTACAAGGAAGCCTGGAAGTTATGGTACTCTGAAACTGTGAACAGATCATGAACACAAATCCCTGAAGCATAATTCTTGTCAACCAACATCTATTTTGACTTAGTATAGCATTGAAGTCATCCTTATGATGATTGATTTTTGTAGCTTTGGGTATCTCTTGTCAACCAACATCCATCAAGTATAGCATTCGAGTCATTCTTTTGTTGAACTGATTTTTGAAGCATAGGGTACTTGGCTGTGCCAACTCCGATCTCTGGAGGCCATCATCATGGTGTGTAGATAGTTGCACTGCGCTTAAAGCCTAGGGACGCATAATGACTTGGAATGTAGCTAGTTTATCTACAGATAAGTAGTTTATTGTCTGTGTATTTTGCATAATTGAATCAATGTAGTAGCCAATTTCAATCAGATCTCAATTTACAGAAGTCCGCCTCCACACCCGTTTTTCGAGTAGAACAGGGTAATATGAAACAAAAATGTACtaacttattatttttgtttagttttttttttttttcatagaatTATTTCCTCTTGAACACTCACATTGAGAGTCTTGTTTGGGAGAACTATGCTGTTTGTCACCACTACTTCATCCTCAACCACCACAGCTTCACCTGAACAATAGAACCGATGTTTGCTGTATTAGAACCGCAGCTGTGAAATATTAAAGCTGTGCttctagagagagagaaaatcatatttatattaaaagcatAATACTAAATAGGTGAAGAGTAAGACCTAGAATTGTAACTCCGCGCTTTGCATTGTAATCTCCATCAGCCTAGAAGTAGCATAAGAGGTCgaaaaaaaagaattacaaTGACCAGCTTATTTGAGTAATATTCTCTTGGTATTGTATTAGCTTCTTCAtggaataacaaaaaaaaagtaagcaCATTTTTCAACTTGCCTGTACACGAGACCATCGACCAATTGAAGATTTCCACCCAACAATTGCATGTATGACAACTGCATTATCCTGACAAGccaaaaaattaatgaataaataagCTTCGAGTCCGCGTTCAAAATTTCTGCACACCAATAAATCCATACCTTAATTTCAACATCATCAAGGATGATACAGCTGATGAGCCTAGAACCAGCTCCAATTCGAGCATTAGCTGATATTGAGACATTAGGACCAATCTGTATAATGGCATAGAAGATAAgccaaaataaaagattaatttgaatgaaaGTAGAAAAACAATGTGTGGAGGGGCTAAAGTCACAGGCATCGAAATTTGGAAGTCGTAAAATTTGTAATAGAAGAAAAACgttacaaatataaaataactagTAACAATAATCCTTTTGGCTAGAAATTATTCATATTTACAATGAGATTTGGAAGGTTACCTTGGCAGTTGGATGCACTTTAGCTGAAGGATGAATATAAACATCACCAATGATGATAGCATTTTTTGTACCATCTCCACTTGCCAATAGGTCGGATGAGGTGACCCGGAATTGGGCGAGATATAAGCCAGAGCATTTCAACGACATTCTGCAAGATTTTACACAGAAAGACGTGTATAAATTTTTAAACGGCAGCTTATGAGTCAAAAGAGTGCATCAACGTACGCAGGCGTTTTGATCTGTTCCCAGTAGTCCATAGTTTCATATGTATATAACTGTTTCTTCCCAGCAAAAGGCGATAGAATATCTTGATCCAATCTTACGTAGTCTTTAGGCAAGCTCCTGTTCAATGAACTTTACATTATAAGTAATTTTAGATATCAAGCAATCtgaataacacttatttttatATGCAGCTTCATACATGCTGCTAGGAGGCTGCACCAAATCTAAATACAAAGTTTCAATATAAAGAGAAGAATCCATCCAACCTTGTTGCTGCAGACTGGAGGGCTTCAAAGCTAGATAATCGACTTAAATTCACTGCAAATTACATAAAAGAGATAATTGAGAATGACAACAAATTTATCTATTCTCTAGTTATGCAGCTGAAAAAAGAGTTTTCTCCCACTTTGAAAATCAAGCCAAGAGTGGAAAATGCATGCAATAAAGCGACTTAATTGTATAACTAAAGCATTTCGATATTATCTTAATGATAATTTTCATGGCTTTCGTGTAACTAACTATTCCTCACCTCTCTCTTTCCGCTGTGTGGAAACGCTTTGAATTGCAGAAAATATGTCTGGTGTAAATATGTAGACACCACAGTTTATGAGGTCACTCACCTGTTTTGGAAGACAAGCAGGGGAACATAAGTGAAAATCCAACCTTAAGAGAAGCTGTGTTactgaaattgaaattttattgatGGTTGGCATACAAAAGTTTCGGGTTTTTCTGCATAGTGAAGTAGTTCATTTGTTGTTGGATCTGCAACCAACTCTCCAAACTGGTTAGCTGCCTCAGCAGATACCTAAACACAAAACAAGGATGAGGGCCAACATTGAAGAAGAACCAATAACCCGGAATGGAAGGCATTGAACTTTAAAGCATGCAAGTTAAGAGCTCGGGTTTGTTTACTTACTCTGATTACTAGGACTGTTCCCATTCCTCCATAACTTTTGTGAGCATCTGTAGGACATCATAAAAAACAATCTTATCAATGGTAGAGAACCTATTGGAGTGAGCATTGCAACTGTTTCTTAGGTACAACTCGATCTAAACTTGTACGTGCGCGTTGGGGGGGACAAAAGATTgaatcaaaagaaaaggaatacaGCTACCTAGCATTTGCGGGAGTGGAAAACTCGAGCAAACGTCACAATTCAGCAAGAAGATATGTGACTGGAAACAAGATTACAGAAACATTAGGAGGCCTAAAAGGTATTGGTGGATCATATCTACCTAAAGATGCAGATTAATCATAGTccaaaggaaaaggaagaaaactATTGCTCAATAACTTAAAGACACAAATGGAGAAGAAAAAGTGAGACGAAAACCGGACTGTCTTCCATGATCAGATCTCTGAAGTGAAAAAGTCCACCAGCAGAACCATGTGGCTTCTGTTCCTTCAAATATCTAATCACAACCACATCATAAAAATTCAACAACAAAGACAACACATAAATGAAAAGATTAACATAACTTAATATAGACTTTGAAAGGAAATGTCTACCTAATAGGGACTTTCAGTTCATTAGAAATGGAAGATAAATATAATGCAAATTCACGCTCTTCATAGAAACCAACAAGAAAAATCCGAGCCAGGTTTGGAATCTGTaaaaacaaacagtaattacaGCATTTTGAAAAAACAGAGTAAATATTCAACAATCAAATGACGGCTTATCCTGTTAAGATTCCATGAACACATACCCTTTTACAAGCTGAAATTGGGTGATGCACCATAGGTTGTCCCGCCAAAGGAAAAAGAGGCTTGGGAATATTCAATGACAGAGGTCGAAATCTAGTTCCTTGTTCATTTCGAGATTTGAATCAACAAAAGCTAAGCAAAATATGAACTAAATATTCCAAGAATATGATTCTTGCGCTAAGAATAAAAGCTGAACAAAAGCTGAATTCTATGAATCCCAGATAGAATTAAAGGCAAAAGCATTCCACAAGACAAACAGAAACAAGCTTTGCTGGAAGATGAAGCAAGAATCAATTCAGATTTGAATGTTAAGGCCTCAAAGAAACTTCCCTCCAAAACAAAATgggaagaaattagaaaatttcACATACCTTTAGTGGGACCGCCGACCATTAGCACAGCAACAACCTTCTCCTCTGCACTTCCCATGGCTAATGAAAGCAAACCCAGATCCCAAAAGGCCAAAACCCACCAGTGAATTAATCTCAAAATCAAGAATCCCTTGAAATAAACGGCGATTTCTTGATGTGGGAAATCAAAATCAGGACAAATGGGTAACTAATTCTGCTAAATCTGCCCAACCCAGAAACGAAAATGGTGTATTGTGAACAAGATCTCTAAATTCAGAGAGAAACCCAAACAAACAAAGAACAGCGAAGCGAAACAAACAGTGCCCTGATTTCAAAGAAGATATACAAGATGTGAAATAATGCAGTAAGGCAAATTCCAGCCAGAACGATCAACTTTtccaactctctctctctcttcctacTTTTTCAGGCAGCGACTTTACAGAAGAAAGAGAGATTTATGGACACTCATCCAGTGGGAAATAATGGCAGAATTAAGGAGTGAAATTGAATTTGGCCTACCTATCGCTACGGATTATGATGGCCCACACTTCAGTCAAAATCAATTTCACACTCAACTTTCTGTATGTGTCGGTTGAAGATTACAGGATCCTTCCTTCGCACCAAAATTTTACCAATCCCATGATTTTATCACACCATACCAAAAGAAAACTGAATAATATAGAACAATTTTTCATTCTGCATTAGATTAAGCCAAGCATCTTTCggctttcctttttgtttttgagtATTTGGGTTATCTTAATTTGTTGCATTGAGCGATTATCTTGTGAATTTTTAACAACATTTCTTGGATAAAGAATGATGGGGGAAGAAAAGTTCCAAAAGAAATAATTGTTTTTGAAAAGAGGGAATTTGAAGGAGAAAGATGAGACAGAGATGTAAATCTTTCTTGCTTTCACTTCAGTGATTGGTAATAAACAATGTTTATCAACTACACCATCCTTTGTGACTTCGCTAGTAATTGGACTGTTCACAGTGTAACTCGTTATATCACTGGTTTCTCGACTTCTTTCAGTTTGGAAGCTTTTTTTAAGTGTTAGGAATCTTGCCTTCGTAAGCGAGCCTAAGATGTAATCAACGATAACTTTTATTCGTTCTTTGGTTCTCtttattaaaaaagataatCTATTGTCATATTTAAGAATGACACTAATTAATAatgttgatttatttttcaCCATTGTTTCCTCCAAACGAATGAATagtaaaaagtaattttttttttaagataaaagggacgatgaagaagatgattgaTTAAGCTTTAGTAACTACAAATTTGGTCAAGTTTAAAGAAAACTAGAAATCGGTATCTACTTTAAGTTACATGAATTATTTATGATGATTTTATACTACCATAAGAGAAATAGTAACTtcatcaaatttgtaatttaatctcATAATTATTAGGTGGTTGCTTATAATATactgtttatattattttgagtTGAATTAATCACCCATAAACAACATTGCTTTTGGATTAAGATTCAtaccaaaaaataaaagagactGGTTTGGCAACCTAGGTAACTGTGAAACCAgagagtttttttgtttttttgtttttaagttcTGATTACTCCTTTTATTcccatattttatttctttattatctTTCTCAGGGATCGATCgatggattttctaagttaaattataaTCACACGAACTAGATTTGCATTTACAAAGTTTTctaaaagaaatttagagatccGACAAAAACCTTCGATGTCTTTTcagtaaaaaaattgaaatcttcAATACAATTTAGAACCGTTTGACTTGAGAaaaacaatgtttttttttttaaaaaaatcatttttatttaaatattttttataaaactattaaaatatagttgaaaattatttaaagaGATTGNAaaaacaatgtttttttttttaaaaaaatcatttttatttaaatattttttataaaactattaaaatatagttgaaaattatttaaagaGATTGTTAAGCACCTTAATTTCTTCCACAATGTCATTTTAATAATCTATTAACATAGATGCATCTAATATCTAGATTATGAGTAAAAATTGCAGCAGATGACATATTTTTAAAACGAATTTCATAATCTTCCACTATCCTCATTTTCTCCTTTCCTGCCACGGAGTGTTGTTTTTGTTAGGATTTGTTAGAGGCtgttttgtatttatttgattaattttactTGCCATTCTTAACTTGCTAAACTCCAATGGATTTCTTTCTTGTTTcttctaaataataataataataaatccttGAAAGATCCTTTTAAGAAATTCTCCAAAGTGGGTCGTAATTCAAAGatcctttgattttttatttatttttctccccGAAAGAACAATTCATTAAACCACCTTCCTCAATTACAGCAGAGATCCAAAAGGGAATATTATCACCCCAAAAACAAAGATCAGACTCCTCCATGGACTGACCAGAAACTAACTGAACTGAACTGACCAGAAAACTCACACAGAGCAGAACTAATTGTGCAATAATTTCTTCCCCCCAACGTTATTCTTCCAAGTAGACCAAGTAGATTAGAAGTGCTTATTCTGAATCAGAGGCTCCTCTCTTTTACAGTTTAGATGGAGATTTGTACCATCCCCATGGTTCATCGGATATATATTGAGTAACCTGCTTAACAGTCAGATAATTATCAAGTCCCCTGTTGGATGAACAAAAGAAACAGAAGTTAGGGTAATGATTACATTTTTAAAGCAAGTTAAGGCATAGAGTATAGTTACTGAACCCATAGAACAGATCTGTCCAAAGTACAGGCGTTATTGAAAAAATCATGTTCAAAGCTGATTCAACACAAACCTATTATTCTAATTTCCCAAAAGCGTGCTTCATGGAACAGTTTCTAAAAGAATTGTCAGAATAAAATcctcaaatttttcatttttgtatagGCTCCAACTTGTTTTAaagtaatatattttaaaattaatgtctAGCAAGTAAATGAAACAAGAATTAAGAATATATTTCCAAACAGCTAAATCTTTGTGTTTTAAAAGTTGAAGTTGGTCTGAGATTAGTCCAAAAGAACTGTTCGGTAATCCACCAAAAGCAGCTTCTTAATTGAACTTCTTTTAAGATATCTTCTAAATAACAGTATATTTTCTAGCATTTCTGAGTATAAAATGGCAATATACCATTCCCCTAGCTCTCGACCAAAGCCACTGCGCTTGTTGCCTCCCCATGGGGCTTGAGTGAAGCATGGTTGCGAGCAATTAATCCACACAATTCCTGCCTGTAAAGCCTGTAGGAAAGAAATAAGGAAACACAGATCGTTCAGAAATTCAGAGATTTCTCGTTTACTTATACCACATAGGCGCTTGATGATTGCAATCCTCACCTTGGCTACACGATCACACCTTTCTAAATCATTTGATATTACAGCAGCACCTAGCCCATATCTGCAAAAGATCAACTGAACGTTAGAACAGGGCTTCCAGCTCGAACTAAGCCAGAGAATTTTACTTACATTGTATCATTTGCTAATTCAATAGCTTCATCTTCAGAACTAAAAGTCTTCACACATAGAACAGGGCCAAAGACTTCTTCTTTCCATATTTGCATGGAGGTTGTAACATTAGTAATAATGGCTGGTTCAACGAAATATCCTTTCTTTAGGTGCTAAACATCGTACAAAGgcaaaattttaattagttcCAGATAAACAAAAAGGAGTAAAACTGCCGTAAAAAGATCAAGTGTTACCTTAGGGCGAACTCCACCAAATAGAATCTTTGCACCTTCACGCTCAGCAGTTGAGACAAAATTCAATACTTTCTCATACTGAATTTTAGATTACCAAAAGTTAGTTAAAGAATCAAACAACGGcgtaaatataatatgaattgCATGAGTTGCATTATTTAACTTATCGCTAAccttttatatttttactttttaggaAAACACATTTAGTAGGTTAaatctatgaaatatattaatatatggatatatatTCTTTGAAAACAAAGTGTCCTTACGTGTGTTCTGTCCTATTATTACCAAATGTCCATGTCTATATACTGTGACCGtgaattgtttttcttttctctgtCATACAGAACTCAAGAAACAACAGAAACATATTCTTCTCTTACCTGCCCTGCACTAACAACTGGGCCAAGCCTGCAACCTTCTTCTAAAGGATCTGAAATCTTAATGTTCTGGCACCATTGCACGAGCTTATCCAAGAATTCATCAGCAATGTTTTCCTGGAGTAACAGATAGAACAAACAAATATTTCTAACGTGAAAAGAAATGATAAAAATGCTTAGCTTTATTAAATATGCCAGAAAATTATTCTACCAGATGGCCTTAAACACAATCATCCAAGACTACAACAATAACTTCTGCTCCGTTAACCCAGAAGATGTtactaaaaacaaaaagtatCTACATCCTTGACACAATTAAGGAGGAGAAA comes from Benincasa hispida cultivar B227 chromosome 2, ASM972705v1, whole genome shotgun sequence and encodes:
- the LOC120071341 gene encoding mannose-1-phosphate guanyltransferase alpha-like isoform X1, giving the protein MGSAEEKVVAVLMVGGPTKGTRFRPLSLNIPKPLFPLAGQPMVHHPISACKRIPNLARIFLVGFYEEREFALYLSSISNELKVPIRYLKEQKPHGSAGGLFHFRDLIMEDSPSHIFLLNCDVCSSFPLPQMLDAHKSYGGMGTVLVIRVSAEAANQFGELVADPTTNELLHYAEKPETFVSDLINCGVYIFTPDIFSAIQSVSTQRKERVNLSRLSSFEALQSAATSSLNRSLPKDYVRLDQDILSPFAGKKQLYTYETMDYWEQIKTPAMSLKCSGLYLAQFRVTSSDLLASGDGTKNAIIIGDVYIHPSAKVHPTAKIGPNVSISANARIGAGSRLISCIILDDVEIKDNAVVIHAIVGWKSSIGRWSRVQADGDYNAKRGVTILGEAVVVEDEVVVTNSIVLPNKTLNVSVQEEIIL
- the LOC120071341 gene encoding mannose-1-phosphate guanyltransferase alpha-like isoform X3, producing MVHHPISACKRIPNLARIFLVGFYEEREFALYLSSISNELKVPIRYLKEQKPHGSAGGLFHFRDLIMEDSPSHIFLLNCDVCSSFPLPQMLDAHKSYGGMGTVLVIRVSAEAANQFGELVADPTTNELLHYAEKPETFVSDLINCGVYIFTPDIFSAIQSVSTQRKERVNLSRLSSFEALQSAATSSLNRSLPKDYVRLDQDILSPFAGKKQLYTYETMDYWEQIKTPAMSLKCSGLYLAQFRVTSSDLLASGDGTKNAIIIGDVYIHPSAKVHPTAKIGPNVSISANARIGAGSRLISCIILDDVEIKDNAVVIHAIVGWKSSIGRWSRVQADGDYNAKRGVTILGEAVVVEDEVVVTNSIVLPNKTLNVSVQEEIIL
- the LOC120071341 gene encoding mannose-1-phosphate guanyltransferase alpha-like isoform X2, which translates into the protein MGSAEEKVVAVLMVGGPTKGTRFRPLSLNIPKPLFPLAGQPMVHHPISACKRIPNLARIFLVGFYEEREFALYLSSISNELKVPIRYLKEQKPHGSAGGLFHFRDLIMEDSPSHIFLLNCDVCSSFPLPQMLDAHKSYGGMGTVLVIRVSAEAANQFGELVADPTTNELLHYAEKPETFVSDLINCGVYIFTPDIFSAIQSVSTQRKERVNLSRLSSFEALQSAATRSLPKDYVRLDQDILSPFAGKKQLYTYETMDYWEQIKTPAMSLKCSGLYLAQFRVTSSDLLASGDGTKNAIIIGDVYIHPSAKVHPTAKIGPNVSISANARIGAGSRLISCIILDDVEIKDNAVVIHAIVGWKSSIGRWSRVQADGDYNAKRGVTILGEAVVVEDEVVVTNSIVLPNKTLNVSVQEEIIL